The Tachysurus vachellii isolate PV-2020 chromosome 19, HZAU_Pvac_v1, whole genome shotgun sequence genome segment TGTGGGTGGTGAAGGCGGCGtgacagaaaatagaaaatagtatTGAGGATCCTTTCTTATCTtgctttaccttttttttctttcagagtaCTACGAGCAACACTGGTTTCCCCAAGATCCTTGCAGAGGGTCAGGCTACAGATGCTTGCGCATCAACCACAAAATGGACCCTTTGATAGGCAAAGCTGCCTGGGCCGTTGGCATTACACAGGAGAAAATCTTTTCCCTGCTTCCATGTGAGCTAACACTGTGGGTGGACCCCAATGAAGTGTCGTATCGCATTGGTGAAAATGGATCCAGTTGTGTTCTTTATGCGTCCTGATCACCTGCCATATCTTACAACACTGCAAACATTCAAGAAGTCAGCTGTAAAGCAAAACTATGCCTTGAACAATCAGTATGATGAAGAATTTTCCACGTTATTTTCCTCTGGAtgctaccattttttttttcatgtataaaaCTACTCATGAATTaaagtgttggtgttttttgtaaCAATTGTAGTAATCAAATATCTTATTCAGGGGATGTGACACAAATCTGTACAGTTGCtcaatcattttaacattgttaaTAGTGATTTGGGGTTAAGCATGACTAGTTGGTATGTTACAACTTGGGCTACATTCCACTCCTTAATATACTTTTGTCAACTTCACTCTTACCAGTTCCCACTCTGTCACCTTtttaaaggtcatttttttCAAAGTGAAGATCCATTTGATCATTTGCTTGAGAGTTCTCAATCTCTCAAGCGACACTGTAAATGTTTCAATTCTATTAAATTGGAATcagtttaaaattatattatgatgaccttttcatttgtaattaggtcaataaataataaaaacttataTAAACTTGGCACTTTTGCAGGAGTAATGCAGGTTGAATTATGAAATGCAATACACCTGCTGTATCATATTTGATACTCATatattcaacattattttacaataacattctgtacaaatatcaatttattattagttgCTTCAATATATATAAcctaacaataaatatatgctATTTTTACCGTAACCTTTTCAAAATGAGCAAAGATGTCCCTTCAAAAAACATAAAGTCAGTCCATGAAGACAGCCGTATTGGAAAAGACATCCTAAAGCCTGTTTTTGACTGCAGGGCTTAGAGacgtccactagggggcagaagAGAAGTCTCAGATTGTTTACAACAGGTTTTTGAGGAATGTAATGATAATGCAGGTGT includes the following:
- the LOC132862395 gene encoding protein BTG1-like; protein product: MRTEVSTAANFVSSLVRMTGLLTEDQLHHLNFSLQKTLLEYYEQHWFPQDPCRGSGYRCLRINHKMDPLIGKAAWAVGITQEKIFSLLPCELTLWVDPNEVSYRIGENGSSCVLYAS